From the genome of Miscanthus floridulus cultivar M001 chromosome 10, ASM1932011v1, whole genome shotgun sequence, one region includes:
- the LOC136488500 gene encoding uncharacterized protein, protein MDRGSGLNILYANTLELLEIDRSWLQGDAAPFHGIVSGKCTRPLGRIDLPVCFDTPSNYRKEVLTFEVVRFRGTYHAILGRPCYAKFMAVPNYTYLKLKMMGPNDVITIESMYEHAYNCDVECIEYAEALMEAETLIANLDRLGGDAPDSKRHAGTFEPTEAIKLIPIDPAYPTTGRHP, encoded by the coding sequence atggacagaggcagcggcctcaacatcctctacgccaacaccctagagctcttggagatcgaccggtcgtggCTCCAGGGTGAcgccgcgcctttccacggcattgtaTCGGGGAaatgcacgcgacccctcggacgcatcgaccttcctgtttgCTTCGACACCCCCTCTAACTACCgtaaggaggtccttacctttgaggtggtcagatttaggggaacctaccacgccatcctagggcgaccgtgttacgccaaattcatggcagtccccaactacacctacctcaagctcaagatgatgGGTCCCAACgacgtcatcacgattgagtccatgtacgagcatgcatacaactgtgacgtcgagtgcatcgagtacgccgaggctctcatggaggccgagaccctcatcgccaacctcgaccggCTCGGTGGTGatgcgcctgactccaagcgtcacgcCGGGACattcgagcccacggaggccatcaagctcatcccaaTTGACCCCGCCTACCCGACGACCGGGCGCCAcccttga